ATAGATGACTTGATGGCGAAGGCGAAGCGCAGGATCAACAGGTATCGGGTGGGTTAATAAAAACCCGCGTCCATACGTTTGATAGCCACATCGCAGGGGAACGCGACCAAGCCATGTCACCAACGCGGCGCGGAACGAATTTTGAAAGAGAATGGCCAGATCAAATGCGCCAGCCCTGATGCTCCGAGCCTGCAAACCGATGGAATCACCTTGCGCAGGCAGAACGTCATCAACGAGATCGGTTCCCGTGAATAAGTCATGCAGCGATTGCTTTGTCCACATCGTGATCCGAGCCTGCGCAAAGATACGTCGAACCTCGCGCAGGGCTGGAATTGTCATGACGGCGTCACCGAGCCAGTTTGCTCCACGAATGAGTATGTTCCGCATGGACTGTGGTGACATCATTTCGCAAACAACTCTCTAATTGTGATTGCCAGATGGTAGCATAAGCCCCCTGGATAAGAAACGCGGCCTCCTCGTTTCATAGCCACCTCTGCCACTGATTCATGCTCTCTTGCCTGAGGGTTGCAACTGAGGGTCCAAGAGGTCGGCTGCATGAATTTTCACCAGACATTGCATCCCGCCAGAAAAGACGACACAATTAGCGGCCAACCATGACGCCAGTACCGCTTCAGGAGGAATAATCATGACGAAAGAGACGCTGAGTGTGACCGACAATCGCACGGGGAAAGTCTATGAGATTCCCATCTCACAGGGCACCATTCAAGCAATGGACCTGCGCCAGATTAAGACGTCCGAACGAGACTTCGGATTGATGACGTACGACCTCGGTTACACCAATACGGCATCGTGCAAAAGCGCTATCACCTACATTGATGGTGAAGCAGGAATTCTCTGGTATCGCGGCTATCCGATCGAAGAGTTGGCCGAAAAAAGCACGTTTTTGGAGACAGCCTATCTGATTCTGTACGGTGAGCTGCCAACGAAATCACAACTGGATGAGTGGACCTGGAATATCACCCATCACACGTTTGTCCATGAGAACATCAAAAAATTCATTGATGGGTTCCATTACGACGCCCACCCAATGGGCATCCTGGTCAGCACCGTGGCGGCGCTTTCGACGTTTTATCCTGACTCCAAGGACCTGTTCAATGCCCAGTCCCGACGCAAACAAACCTATCGTTTGATCGCGAAGATGCCGACCATTGCAGCGTTTGCCTATCGCCATAGTCTGGGTATGCCGTATGTCTATCCGGACAACGACCTGTCATACACGGGCAATTTCCTAAACATGCTGTTCAAGACCACTGAACTCAAGTATGTCCCGAATCCGGTGCTGGAGCGAGCCCTCGATATTTTGTTCATCCTGCATGCAGACCACGAGCAGAACTGTAGCACCAGCACGATGCGCATGGTTGGCAGCTCACACGCCGACCCATATTGCTGCACAGCAGCGGCGACGGCTGCCTTGTATGGGCCTCGACACGGTGGCGCCAATGAGCAAGTGCTGCGCATGCTGGAAAAGATCGGCACCAAAGAGAACGTGCCGGCGTTCATCGAAAGCGTCAAACGAGGCGAAGGGCGATTGATGGGATTTGGCCATCGTGTCTACAAAAACTACGATCCACGGGCGCGCATCATCAAACAGATCGCCTATGAGGTCTTTGAGGTCACCGGTAAAAATCCGCTGATTGATCTGGCGTTGGAACTGGAACGCATCGCCCTGGAAGATGAGTACTTCATCAAACGAAAACTTTATCCGAACGTGGATTTTTATTCGGGGATCATCTATCAGGCGATGGGCTTTCCATTGACGATGTTCCCCGTCCTGTTTGCAATACCCAGAACTGTCGGATGGATTGCTCAATGGGAAGAGATGTTGCTGGATCAAGATCAAAAGATCGCGCGGCCGCGTCAAGTCTACATCGGCCCTGGCCTACGACATCACATCCCGATTGAGCAACGAAGCTGACGTTTCGGTCATGGCCTACAACATCACATCCCGATTGAGCAACGGGGTTGAGTTTGACGATGACAGTCTGCTATGATAGCCGCCCTGATGACGGTGGGCTGTTGGCTCAGGTGGTAGAGCGCCTCGTTCACACCGAGGAGGTCAGTGGTTCAAGTCCACTACAGCCCACCATGGTTACGTGGCCGTTCCTGTTGGTTTCGCTGGCACGCGACTCATGAAGACCTACATCAGTCTGTTCGTGCTTGCTGCTGCACTGGCATATCTTCTGACGCCGCTGGTAATTCGCTTTGCAGTGGCGCAAAACCTGCTGGATCAACCTGACAACACCCGTCGCCACCATCCGCGGCCTGTGCCACGACTTGGCGGGATAGCCATCTATATCGCGTTTGTCCTCACATTAGCCTCACTGTTTCTCGTTCACAACATGCTCAGCTTGAGTTTCCAGATGAGGCTGCTGGAAGTGGGCAAGCTGCTGCTGCCGTGCACCATCATCTTGCTGCTGGGCATCTACGATGACATTCGCGGCGCCAATGCGCCGATTAAATTTGGCGTTCAAATTGCGGCTTCGCTCTTGCTGTATGCGTTAGGATTTCGCATCACTGAAATCTGGCAGCCTTTCGGCGGT
The Blastocatellia bacterium genome window above contains:
- a CDS encoding citrate synthase, which translates into the protein MTKETLSVTDNRTGKVYEIPISQGTIQAMDLRQIKTSERDFGLMTYDLGYTNTASCKSAITYIDGEAGILWYRGYPIEELAEKSTFLETAYLILYGELPTKSQLDEWTWNITHHTFVHENIKKFIDGFHYDAHPMGILVSTVAALSTFYPDSKDLFNAQSRRKQTYRLIAKMPTIAAFAYRHSLGMPYVYPDNDLSYTGNFLNMLFKTTELKYVPNPVLERALDILFILHADHEQNCSTSTMRMVGSSHADPYCCTAAATAALYGPRHGGANEQVLRMLEKIGTKENVPAFIESVKRGEGRLMGFGHRVYKNYDPRARIIKQIAYEVFEVTGKNPLIDLALELERIALEDEYFIKRKLYPNVDFYSGIIYQAMGFPLTMFPVLFAIPRTVGWIAQWEEMLLDQDQKIARPRQVYIGPGLRHHIPIEQRS